A region from the Cydia fagiglandana chromosome 23, ilCydFagi1.1, whole genome shotgun sequence genome encodes:
- the LOC134675826 gene encoding probable serine/threonine-protein kinase clkA — MWLWVGFYLISAVVTAQNTVLSAKENKLPNNTKCDEVLLKLWTIFANQLYENGGAVIVPSRDHIIYALTLIKKSILDKEDGENVDVKEKLFLREAELAKYKGVYLYDNRPLQALLDQELITNANQNVGVQSSQYNLNSPVYTNQLIGLNPIVKDSTRNRDENFANTIGQQSDLNTIDSNKILHAVQLTKETNHLLGSDYTADLDHVKGVADKMNKLYESSNEYKYSLKSQQPLRNLNENYVAASVGVVDTPWVSSFYSKPAVVQASYVAQSHSHTNNINHDRDISQPNILYNIPTQDRHNNAVNQSYTLIANAMQSNANGFKNAILNPESTNQFNFVNAKYHPNPAHFGEATKKVLPSNPLITSKAYAQTFVAPMLKYNMHKYPYYQNKNVGQILQYTPQNMAQFSDVIPIKTNVNQRLYVPNNRLNYNVYSSLNPYSSKNRNYLLSNAYKQSQNQPYIYIPYTNKYNPVVAVRPNNTNVNNVFQQSGMNTQNSIYTMQNYLKQNSPNSALSNTIIHNIPHLQTVNENAVNRPSPLYTYITRYFNNNKLNTQQTLNYYNDQMVIDKLANWISGTNSAKLNSNIDADAEIELTYKVNNPPPSYRPSVYYVKFRMPYNAFAKHLAELLKMQNLRSASTNTDLYNDLASQYNATVIPTDIGMDGIPEDTKTPEEKFLVRARYIQPDESGNDNSNSVDIINLVREAEPINANVENPINNVESNDQMPLQGV; from the exons ATGTGGCTTTGGGTAGGTTTCTATTTGATATCAGCAGTTGTGACAGCTCAGAATACC GTTCTTTCTGCTAAAGAAAACAAATTGCCAAATAATACCAAATGTGATGAGGTGTTACTTAAACTCTGGACGATATTTGCTAACCAGTTATATGAAAATGGAGGTGCTGTGATAGTTCCAAGTCGAGATCATATAATATACGCTTTAACATTGATCAAGAAATCTATATTAGATAAAGAAGACGGTGAAAATGTAGATGTTAAAGAAAAATTGTTTCTTCGTGAAGCAGAACTAGCGAAATACAAAGGAGTTTACTTATACGACAATCGGCCTTTACAAGCTTTGCTTGATCAAGAATTGATTACAAATGCGAATCAAAATGTTGGAGTCCAATCGTCGCAGTATAATCTTAACAGTCCTGTATATACTAATCAATTAATTGGATTAAATCCTATCGTGAAAGATTCTACCAGAAATCGTGATGAAAATTTTGCCAATACGATAGGTCAGCAGTCTGACCTAAATACGATTGACTCAAATAAAATACTTCACGCAGTTCAACTCACGAAGGAGACAAATCATCTTCTTGGGAGCGATTATACAGCTGACTTAGATCATGTAAAGGGGGTTGCTGATAAAATGAACAAATTATACGAATCAAGCAATGAGTATAAATATAGTTTGAAGTCTCAGCAACCTCTTCGTAATCTTAATGAGAATTATGTAGCCGCCAGCGTAGGGGTAGTGGATACTCCTTGGGTGTCATCTTTTTATTCTAAGCCTGCTGTCGTGCAAGCTAGCTATGTAGCACAAAGTCACTCACATACAAATAACATCAATCATGATCGCGATATTAGCCAGCCGAATATCTTGTATAATATACCGACACAAGACAGGCACAATAACGCTGTTAACCAATCCTATACATTAATCGCGAATGCAATGCAATCGAATGCAAATGGATTTAAAAACGCTATACTAAACCCAGAATCtacaaatcaattcaattttGTCAATGCTAAATACCACCCTAATCCTGCTCATTTTGGTGAAGCAACGAAAAAAGTATTACCAAGTAATCCTCTTATAACTAGTAAGGCATATGCCCAAACGTTTGTTGCCCCTATGCTAAAATATAACATGCATAAATATCCTTATtaccaaaataaaaatgtaggaCAAATCCTGCAATATACACCTCAAAACATGGCTCAATTTTCAGACGTCATTccaataaaaacaaatgtaaaCCAACGACTGTATGTACCAAATAACCGTTTAAATTACAATGTCTACTCTTCACTAAACCCTTACTCTTCGAAAAACCGGAATTATCTTCTAAGTAATGCATATAAACAAAGTCAAAATCAACCCTACATTTATATTCCCTATACTAATAAATATAACCCTGTAGTTGCAGTAAGGCCAAATAATACAAACGTGAATAATGTCTTTCAACAATCAGGTATGAATACACAGAATAGTATCTATACAATGCAAAACTACTTAAAACAGAACTCTCCCAACAGTGCTTTAAGTAATACAATCATACATAACATTCCACACCTTCAAACTGTCAATGAAAACGCAGTTAATAGACCTTCACCACTCTACACGTATATCACgaggtattttaataataacaaaCTTAACACACAACAAACTTTAAATTACTACAACGATCAAATGGTTATCGATAAGCTGGCAAATTGGATTAGTGGAACGAATTCAGCGAAATTAAATTCAAATATCGACGCTGATGCTGAGATAGAACTGACGTACAAAGTGAATAATCCACCTCCTTCATACCGCCCATCGGTTTACTACGTTAAATTCCGAATGCCATACAATGCATTTGCTAAACACTTAGCTGAATTATTAAAAATGCAGAACTTAAGATCAGCTTCAACAAACACAGATTTGTACAATGATTTGGCGTCACAATACAATGCTACAGTAATACCAACAGATATTGGAATGGATGGAATTCCCGAAGATACAAAAACTCCGGAAGAAAAGTTTTTAGTTAGAGCGAGATACATCCAACCGGATGAATCAGGTAATGACAATTCAAACTCagtagatattattaatttggtCAGAGAAGCAGAACCGATTAATGCAAATGTTGAGAATCCTATTAACAATGTAGAAAGTAATGACCAAATGCCATTGCAAGGTGTGTAA